The Gemmatimonadota bacterium genome contains a region encoding:
- a CDS encoding Gfo/Idh/MocA family oxidoreductase, producing the protein MDEIRIGIAGLGRRSQHWIRTLLKIPGYRITALCDWIEPLHERALSLIDYRNDVVVFSDYEDFLAYEGMDAVGLVVRRKDQGAMAAQALEAGKHVNMEVPAAHTMEDCWRIVTAAERTGRVYQLAEQTRYWGFVDAWRDMVAEGRLGQVTYCEGQYIGYYGTRQFFQDYKTGEQYSVEELSAHPDAEPTWLHVMPPIHYLPHELSPMLKVLDDRVVEVTAMSTGSPSYSHPEIDQPDIQVALMKTEKDRLLRMATGFTQKIPSRRGHHWYQIIGTRGCVEWKRSEEGRPLMWLADSQMHDLAEVDWKFERTDAPLEAQGSGHGDADYYVHTAFWNAVVGNKPLEFDVYRAMETAAPAVLAAESIARGTELMKVPVFRPNEMRSSGQMPEGV; encoded by the coding sequence ATGGATGAAATACGCATTGGCATTGCCGGGTTGGGCCGTCGTTCCCAGCACTGGATCCGTACCTTGCTAAAGATACCGGGCTACCGCATTACGGCACTCTGCGACTGGATTGAACCGCTGCACGAGCGGGCGCTATCTCTGATCGATTACCGGAACGATGTCGTGGTGTTCAGCGACTACGAGGATTTTCTGGCCTATGAGGGTATGGACGCGGTCGGTCTGGTCGTCCGCAGGAAGGATCAGGGGGCGATGGCGGCGCAGGCTCTGGAGGCGGGAAAGCATGTGAATATGGAGGTGCCCGCTGCACATACAATGGAGGACTGCTGGCGGATTGTGACTGCGGCGGAGCGCACGGGGCGGGTTTATCAGCTTGCTGAACAGACGCGTTATTGGGGGTTTGTCGATGCCTGGCGGGACATGGTAGCAGAGGGACGATTGGGACAGGTTACCTATTGCGAGGGGCAGTATATTGGCTATTACGGCACGCGCCAGTTTTTTCAGGATTATAAGACAGGCGAGCAGTACAGCGTGGAAGAGCTTTCGGCGCACCCGGATGCAGAGCCTACGTGGCTGCATGTGATGCCGCCGATTCACTATCTTCCGCACGAGTTGAGTCCGATGCTGAAAGTTCTGGATGATCGGGTCGTCGAGGTAACGGCGATGAGTACCGGGTCGCCCAGCTATTCGCATCCAGAGATCGATCAACCAGATATTCAGGTCGCATTGATGAAGACGGAGAAGGACAGGCTGTTGCGGATGGCGACCGGATTTACACAGAAAATTCCGAGCCGCAGAGGACATCACTGGTATCAGATCATCGGGACGAGAGGGTGCGTGGAGTGGAAGCGATCGGAAGAGGGACGTCCCCTGATGTGGCTGGCGGATTCCCAGATGCACGATCTGGCTGAAGTAGATTGGAAGTTCGAGCGTACGGATGCGCCTTTAGAAGCGCAAGGCAGCGGTCACGGGGATGCAGACTATTACGTCCACACCGCTTTTTGGAATGCCGTTGTTGGAAATAAACCTCTGGAATTCGATGTTTACAGGGCAATGGAGACGGCGGCACCTGCGGTTCTGGCTGCGGAGTCCATTGCCCGGGGAACCGAGTTGATGAAAGTTCCCGTTTTTCGTCCGAATGAGATGCGATCTTCCGGGCAGATGCCAGAAGGAGTCTGA
- a CDS encoding mandelate racemase/muconate lactonizing enzyme family protein — protein MKITEVEPILLTVDMPEEHPLRWSGGETDSVNCALVRVHTDEGVTGLGDCYGSGFVAGEATAELFRLFGQFLQGKDPRDVAGCYEMMYRRILYWGRSGLAVAAASAVENALWDIAGKAASVPAYRLLGGLCHEKLPIYASGGLEQPLEDLKAEMRSHREAGFRAVKMRIGVNREHDLERVAACREVLGPEVKLMADAVMGHNPDPWTAAEAVRIAKALEPYDLFWLEEPCFAADYEGYAHVRRNTCIPISGGESSCMRYEFKHFFERQALDVAQPDACQAGGILECMKVAAMADAYGVKVAPHAWGTSITVAANLAWAFVTPNTVLAEYPTWHFPLTDALFVEKPRIEDGMVYPPTTPGLGVELPKELEEEYRYRPEASRLDMRRERE, from the coding sequence ATGAAGATCACTGAGGTGGAACCCATCCTGCTCACGGTTGATATGCCGGAAGAGCATCCTTTGCGATGGTCGGGAGGAGAAACAGACAGCGTAAACTGCGCGCTGGTGCGGGTGCATACCGACGAAGGCGTCACCGGTCTGGGAGATTGCTACGGGTCCGGGTTTGTCGCGGGTGAGGCCACGGCTGAATTATTTCGTCTGTTCGGGCAGTTTCTCCAGGGCAAAGATCCGAGAGATGTGGCCGGGTGTTACGAGATGATGTACCGCCGCATTCTGTACTGGGGTCGGTCCGGGTTGGCGGTGGCAGCGGCCAGTGCGGTCGAGAACGCCCTGTGGGATATTGCGGGGAAAGCGGCCAGCGTGCCGGCATATCGCCTGCTGGGAGGGTTGTGCCACGAGAAGCTGCCAATTTATGCCAGCGGGGGCCTGGAGCAGCCTCTGGAGGATCTGAAAGCAGAGATGAGGTCACACCGTGAGGCGGGGTTTCGAGCTGTGAAGATGCGGATTGGCGTGAATCGTGAACACGATCTGGAACGGGTGGCCGCGTGCAGGGAAGTGCTGGGACCTGAGGTGAAGTTGATGGCGGACGCGGTGATGGGACACAATCCGGATCCGTGGACAGCGGCGGAAGCGGTGCGGATAGCAAAGGCTTTGGAGCCTTACGATCTATTCTGGCTGGAGGAGCCTTGTTTTGCTGCGGACTACGAGGGCTATGCCCACGTCCGCCGAAATACCTGTATTCCCATTTCGGGCGGTGAGAGTTCGTGCATGCGGTATGAGTTCAAACATTTTTTTGAGCGGCAGGCATTGGATGTGGCCCAGCCGGATGCGTGCCAGGCAGGGGGCATCTTAGAGTGTATGAAGGTGGCTGCGATGGCTGACGCCTATGGTGTAAAAGTGGCGCCCCACGCCTGGGGGACTTCGATCACGGTCGCAGCCAACCTGGCCTGGGCATTTGTCACGCCCAATACCGTGCTTGCCGAGTATCCGACCTGGCATTTCCCGCTCACAGACGCGCTATTTGTGGAAAAACCGCGGATTGAAGACGGGATGGTTTATCCTCCAACAACGCCTGGACTGGGAGTAGAACTTCCAAAAGAACTGGAAGAAGAGTACCGGTACCGACCAGAAGCATCCAGGCTGGATATGCGGAGAGAAAGAGAATGA
- a CDS encoding GNAT family N-acetyltransferase, whose protein sequence is MKFGTDEGRLIEQWSVDGGEYVMRTARWSDLASYGAMHRELYKEQVMASSRNADTRVAGEELGRRLTDMACGTGVLLVVDTDGRIVGEGTLQHSNGDGSITLGLLILKDFRDKGIGRRLMGALESEARRLGKQRIDLTVWSANERGYHLYTSMGYREIGRFPDWIRSDIAPDGTSDLVWMLKDL, encoded by the coding sequence ATGAAATTCGGTACTGATGAAGGACGCCTGATCGAGCAATGGAGCGTTGATGGCGGGGAATACGTGATGCGCACAGCACGCTGGAGCGATCTGGCATCCTATGGAGCGATGCACCGCGAGCTGTATAAGGAGCAGGTGATGGCGAGTTCCAGGAACGCCGATACCCGGGTCGCAGGAGAAGAACTCGGCAGGAGACTTACGGACATGGCCTGCGGCACAGGTGTGCTGCTGGTCGTGGATACAGATGGGCGGATCGTGGGAGAGGGAACGCTTCAGCACTCTAACGGGGACGGTTCGATTACCCTGGGGCTACTGATTCTCAAAGATTTTCGAGATAAGGGGATCGGCAGGCGGCTGATGGGTGCGTTAGAAAGCGAGGCGCGCCGACTCGGCAAACAGCGGATTGATCTGACGGTTTGGAGTGCCAACGAGCGCGGTTACCACCTCTATACCAGCATGGGCTATCGAGAAATCGGGCGGTTTCCGGATTGGATCCGCTCGGATATTGCGCCGGATGGGACATCAGACCTCGTGTGGATGTTGAAGGATCTGTAG